One window from the genome of Thermococcus alcaliphilus encodes:
- a CDS encoding CGP-CTERM sorting domain-containing protein produces the protein VSTVNVKWPDDYTAWWYASWYGWLPSAVGWEVPEEELITVKELVDELGGPEAVIENFQLKYYNTPDKLAELYDMTVEEITKILVLGSVDFNGKKYEMEEGNVDQYWDLQKISMALGVRDSQKVFLVETWEYFPVNKERVKAIARDVSSGLWTRWSLITAETPDKVVKVAEFSATGALFMSAFNPVGGIDDVYSSAIWRVVYDYAMYTDLATGTYIPVRCDYKVERGPVTVPDDAVVYDTVQDKWVVAHAGEEAKVKITYDCKFGNWHDGHPMTMADIKYAAAFSWEWSTKDGDDDPYYDDKLASAAESLAKIKGIEWVDEDTYVVYSDLTHPVADDVTANMNVFWASQPWQLLYAESELVAKGEEYGASQKYSFSEEAEGVAQLDLLVKDHVADLKKVLEALKAKNAVPSAIADDVSDPSEGYTKIIDWINSKGHAVISNGPFYIESYDPDKIFLELRAFRDPTYPFDLDYWKQRLILAKLELAGIDVPTRIFTGDDLKVAVKANLVEEYPETGTKPADKGFVFVEVKDEKGQTVFSGEAKLATAGSFEVTIPGSETAKWEAGRYEVYVKGGLEEGVVSFTDKKALIVIKKEETTSPSPTSSPSPTSSPSPTSSPSPTSSPSPTATGGICGPAALVGLALIPLLLRKKK, from the coding sequence GGTTTCAACAGTAAACGTCAAGTGGCCAGATGATTATACAGCATGGTGGTATGCCAGCTGGTACGGATGGCTTCCATCAGCAGTTGGATGGGAAGTTCCAGAGGAAGAATTAATAACAGTAAAAGAACTTGTTGACGAGCTTGGAGGGCCCGAGGCTGTTATCGAGAACTTCCAGCTCAAGTACTACAACACCCCCGACAAGCTTGCCGAGCTTTATGACATGACTGTAGAGGAGATTACCAAGATTCTCGTTCTCGGTAGCGTTGACTTCAACGGCAAGAAGTACGAGATGGAAGAAGGTAACGTCGACCAGTACTGGGACCTCCAGAAGATCTCAATGGCTTTAGGTGTAAGAGACTCACAAAAGGTATTCCTCGTCGAAACCTGGGAGTACTTCCCAGTCAACAAAGAGAGAGTTAAGGCAATCGCAAGAGACGTTTCTTCAGGATTATGGACAAGATGGAGCCTAATCACAGCAGAAACCCCAGACAAAGTAGTAAAAGTCGCCGAATTCTCAGCAACAGGAGCACTCTTCATGAGCGCATTCAACCCAGTTGGTGGTATCGACGACGTTTACAGCTCAGCAATCTGGAGAGTAGTATATGATTACGCAATGTATACTGACCTTGCAACTGGAACATACATTCCAGTTAGATGTGACTACAAAGTCGAGAGAGGGCCAGTCACAGTACCAGATGACGCTGTAGTTTACGACACTGTCCAAGACAAGTGGGTTGTTGCTCACGCTGGAGAAGAGGCCAAGGTCAAGATTACCTACGACTGTAAGTTCGGCAACTGGCACGATGGCCACCCAATGACCATGGCTGACATCAAGTACGCTGCCGCATTCAGCTGGGAGTGGTCAACCAAAGATGGCGACGACGATCCATACTACGATGACAAGTTGGCTTCAGCTGCAGAGAGCCTTGCAAAGATCAAGGGTATTGAGTGGGTTGACGAAGACACCTACGTCGTCTACAGCGACTTAACACACCCAGTTGCCGATGACGTTACAGCCAACATGAACGTTTTCTGGGCTTCACAACCATGGCAACTCCTCTACGCTGAAAGCGAACTCGTCGCCAAGGGAGAAGAATACGGCGCATCACAGAAGTACTCCTTCAGTGAAGAAGCTGAAGGTGTCGCACAGCTTGACCTCCTCGTGAAGGATCACGTTGCCGACTTGAAGAAGGTTCTTGAGGCCTTGAAGGCCAAGAATGCCGTTCCATCCGCAATTGCCGATGATGTAAGCGACCCAAGCGAAGGCTACACCAAGATAATTGACTGGATCAACAGCAAGGGACACGCGGTAATAAGCAACGGACCATTCTACATTGAGAGCTATGATCCAGACAAGATCTTCCTCGAGTTGAGGGCATTTAGAGACCCAACATACCCATTCGACCTTGACTACTGGAAGCAGAGATTAATACTTGCAAAGCTCGAGCTCGCTGGAATCGATGTTCCAACCAGAATATTCACTGGCGATGACTTAAAGGTTGCAGTTAAGGCCAACTTAGTTGAAGAGTATCCAGAGACTGGTACAAAACCTGCTGACAAGGGATTCGTCTTTGTTGAAGTGAAGGACGAGAAGGGACAAACAGTGTTCAGCGGTGAGGCTAAGCTCGCCACAGCTGGAAGCTTTGAAGTAACAATACCAGGCTCAGAAACTGCCAAGTGGGAGGCTGGAAGATACGAAGTTTACGTCAAAGGTGGACTAGAAGAGGGCGTTGTTTCATTCACTGACAAGAAGGCATTGATTGTTATTAAGAAAGAAGAAACAACATCGCCATCACCAACATCAAGCCCGAGCCCAACGAGCTCTCCAAGTCCGACTTCTTCACCAAGCCCAACAAGCTCTCCAAGCCCAACGGCAACCGGAGGAATCTGCGGACCAGCAGCACTCGTAGGACTAGCACTAATCCCACTACTCCTAAGAAAAAAGAAGTGA
- a CDS encoding ABC transporter permease, whose amino-acid sequence MGYGKYIAIRLLNALLVLALVTLLVSVLFTKVAEEDIKSSIQEQINLKLRSNPELQKQLAADPEKLQEWYQREYNRLIRVYELDKPFWVRVVERTKDTLTLNFGNTKSPIFGETAVSKIIAKAIPRTVILFTTAQIFVILIGLLLGVKAAQMAGSILDRGVSIIAMVTSSIPMWWFGMMMILIFSFKMGWFPSGGMTSMPPKEGFAYYLDVLYHMVLPVTTIVFVLFGGWAWTTRNIMIGTMQEDFIMAARAKGVPERKVIYGHALRASAPPIVTMTIFSLLGSIGGAIITESVFNWPGMGRLYWTALQQNETRLLMGVTFVTVALYLIAMIIADLAYGYLDPRVKVGASQST is encoded by the coding sequence TTGGGATATGGAAAATACATTGCGATTAGGCTCCTTAACGCACTGCTGGTTCTTGCTCTAGTTACTTTACTGGTTTCAGTGCTCTTTACAAAAGTAGCTGAGGAAGACATCAAATCAAGTATCCAGGAACAAATAAACCTCAAACTTAGATCGAACCCTGAACTTCAAAAACAATTAGCCGCAGATCCAGAAAAGCTCCAAGAATGGTATCAAAGAGAATATAACAGACTTATTCGTGTGTATGAATTAGACAAGCCGTTTTGGGTTAGAGTGGTGGAAAGAACAAAAGACACATTGACCCTCAATTTTGGAAATACAAAATCGCCAATCTTTGGTGAAACTGCCGTTAGTAAGATAATTGCAAAAGCAATCCCAAGAACCGTCATCTTGTTCACAACAGCACAGATCTTTGTTATTTTAATAGGCCTCCTCTTGGGTGTAAAAGCAGCACAGATGGCAGGAAGCATATTAGACAGAGGAGTATCCATAATAGCAATGGTCACAAGCAGTATCCCAATGTGGTGGTTCGGAATGATGATGATTCTAATATTCTCATTCAAGATGGGCTGGTTCCCAAGCGGTGGAATGACCTCAATGCCACCCAAAGAAGGCTTTGCATATTATCTTGACGTCCTCTACCATATGGTTCTTCCAGTGACTACAATAGTCTTCGTTCTGTTTGGTGGATGGGCCTGGACAACCAGGAACATTATGATTGGTACAATGCAGGAAGACTTCATCATGGCCGCAAGAGCAAAGGGTGTTCCTGAAAGAAAAGTCATTTACGGACACGCCCTAAGAGCATCAGCTCCACCAATAGTGACAATGACAATATTCAGCCTTCTTGGTTCAATTGGTGGTGCCATTATTACCGAGAGCGTTTTCAACTGGCCAGGAATGGGAAGATTGTACTGGACTGCTTTGCAGCAAAATGAGACTAGGTTATTAATGGGTGTAACGTTCGTTACAGTGGCATTATATTTGATAGCGATGATCATTGCAGATTTGGCTTATGGATATCTAGACCCAAGAGTCAAAGTTGGTGCATCCCAGTCAACATGA